The following are encoded in a window of Sinomonas cyclohexanicum genomic DNA:
- a CDS encoding glutathione peroxidase has translation MSLHEIPLTLNDGTETSFGRFAGHPVLVVNVASKCGYTRQYDGLEALYEEFRDRGLVVLGVPCNQFAGQEPGTDSEIEEFCRVNFGVSFPLAAKADVLGKNQHPLYAELTKFPAGDDLGEKVKWNFEKFLVNGEGEVVGRFRSATEPDSAELRGAIESALPERVPAP, from the coding sequence ATGAGCCTGCATGAGATCCCCCTGACCCTCAACGACGGCACCGAGACCTCGTTCGGCCGGTTCGCCGGGCACCCGGTCCTCGTGGTGAACGTCGCGTCCAAATGCGGGTACACCCGCCAGTACGACGGGCTCGAGGCCCTCTACGAGGAGTTCCGGGACCGCGGGCTCGTGGTCCTGGGCGTCCCGTGCAACCAGTTCGCTGGCCAGGAGCCCGGCACGGACTCCGAGATCGAAGAGTTCTGCCGGGTCAACTTCGGCGTCAGCTTCCCGCTCGCGGCCAAGGCCGACGTCCTGGGGAAGAACCAGCACCCGCTCTATGCCGAGCTGACGAAGTTCCCCGCCGGCGACGATCTCGGCGAGAAGGTCAAGTGGAACTTCGAGAAGTTCCTCGTGAACGGCGAGGGCGAGGTCGTCGGCCGATTCCGGTCCGCGACCGAGCCTGACTCCGCCGAGCTCCGCGGCGCGATCGAGTCCGCCCTGCCCGAGCGCGTCCCGGCCCCCTGA
- a CDS encoding type II toxin-antitoxin system VapB family antitoxin, producing MIFKAVGDGRPYPEHGYSTPKDWAALPPRPVRLDELVTTKRTLDLEALLAEDSTFFGDLFPHVVQYKGVLYLEDGLHRAVRTALHQRTAIHARVLDLDA from the coding sequence GTGATTTTCAAAGCGGTGGGCGACGGGCGCCCGTACCCGGAGCATGGCTACTCGACGCCGAAGGACTGGGCCGCGCTCCCGCCGCGTCCGGTCCGCCTGGACGAGCTCGTCACCACCAAACGCACCCTCGACCTCGAGGCCCTCCTGGCCGAGGACTCAACGTTCTTCGGCGACCTCTTCCCCCACGTGGTCCAGTACAAGGGCGTGCTGTACCTCGAGGACGGGCTGCACCGGGCCGTCCGCACGGCGCTCCACCAGCGCACCGCCATCCACGCCCGCGTACTCGACCTCGACGCGTGA
- a CDS encoding LytR C-terminal domain-containing protein yields MARKPKDLTQYHGHHVVNGIELRTQFEEDPDQRELQSRHWRRIRHAVAIAVLGAMLLAGIGMAWAVLTGRLTIPQPGGKQALAATCPTGTFDYLPAPTVTVNVFNAAGKEGLAGQVADLLRARKFTVKDVGNERTSVDAAALVRGGLGGEAAAFTLQRNVPGSIYVRDGRSDASVDLVLGPTFQSLIDPALIDQTPGPIVCALASTTPTPAAG; encoded by the coding sequence ATGGCCCGCAAACCCAAGGACCTGACCCAGTACCACGGGCACCACGTGGTGAACGGCATCGAGCTGCGCACGCAGTTCGAGGAGGACCCGGACCAGCGCGAGCTGCAGAGCCGCCACTGGCGCAGGATCCGGCACGCCGTGGCGATCGCCGTCCTCGGAGCGATGCTCCTCGCGGGCATCGGCATGGCGTGGGCGGTCCTCACCGGCCGCCTGACGATCCCCCAGCCGGGCGGCAAGCAGGCGCTCGCCGCGACGTGCCCCACAGGGACCTTCGACTACCTGCCCGCGCCGACCGTCACCGTCAACGTCTTCAACGCCGCGGGCAAGGAGGGGCTCGCCGGGCAGGTCGCGGACCTGCTCAGGGCCCGCAAGTTCACGGTGAAGGACGTGGGCAACGAGCGGACCTCCGTGGACGCCGCCGCGCTCGTGCGGGGCGGACTCGGCGGGGAGGCCGCAGCGTTCACGCTCCAGCGCAACGTCCCCGGCAGCATCTACGTGCGTGACGGCCGCTCCGACGCGAGTGTGGACCTTGTCCTCGGCCCCACCTTCCAGTCGCTGATCGACCCTGCGCTCATCGACCAGACGCCCGGGCCGATCGTCTGCGCCCTCGCGAGCACGACGCCGACTCCCGCCGCCGGCTGA
- a CDS encoding TetR/AcrR family transcriptional regulator, whose protein sequence is MPRIQAESNAAQRALTQRRILDAFGQLLFTQGLPGLTMTDVARQAGVGRTAVYNYYADMEELLIGYALDETGRFLTDLKTQLAGLENPIDRLAVYIRAQVEDLSRRHLPPGPAMRAVLSAQSFAKLGDHVGELNALLTAILRDAMAQGYLPDADVDELVGLVHGSLTASADRGRTEEGAAAHDADTDRRTDATVRFIQLGVGARFDDQGRPIRR, encoded by the coding sequence ATGCCCCGCATCCAGGCCGAGTCGAACGCCGCACAGCGAGCGCTCACCCAGCGCCGAATCCTCGACGCCTTCGGGCAGCTCCTCTTCACGCAGGGCCTCCCGGGGCTGACGATGACGGATGTGGCCCGTCAGGCCGGCGTCGGGCGCACCGCCGTGTACAACTACTACGCGGACATGGAGGAGCTGCTCATCGGCTACGCGCTGGACGAGACGGGCCGCTTCCTGACCGACCTGAAGACCCAGCTTGCCGGGCTGGAGAACCCGATCGACCGCCTCGCCGTGTACATCCGCGCGCAGGTCGAGGACCTGTCCCGCCGCCATCTCCCCCCGGGTCCGGCCATGCGGGCAGTGCTCTCGGCGCAGTCGTTCGCCAAGCTCGGGGACCACGTGGGCGAGCTCAACGCACTGCTCACCGCAATCCTCCGCGACGCCATGGCACAGGGCTACCTGCCCGATGCGGACGTCGATGAGTTGGTCGGGCTCGTGCACGGCTCGCTCACGGCGAGCGCGGACCGCGGCCGCACCGAGGAGGGGGCCGCAGCGCACGACGCCGACACGGACCGCCGCACGGACGCCACCGTGCGCTTCATCCAGCTCGGGGTCGGTGCGCGCTTCGACGATCAGGGGCGCCCGATCCGGCGGTAG
- the cycA gene encoding D-serine/D-alanine/glycine transporter has protein sequence MTTDPSGTALEEQQPHLDRQLSNRHIQLIAIGGAIGTGLFMGSGKTISAAGPSVVFVYMIIGFMLFFVMRAMGELLLSNLHYKSFGDFAADLLGPWAGFFTGWTYWFCWVVTGIADVVAIAGYAQELWPGIPVWIPGVVTIAILLLLNLTAVRAFGETEFWFALIKIVAIVALIVTGLVMVFTGFSAESGTASFTNLWSHGGFFPHEFMGFVAGFQIAVFAFVGIELVGTTAAEAKDPEKNLPKAINSIPIRVLLFYVGALVILMSVIPWTQFAAGHSPFIAMFSLAGLGAAATIVNLVVLTSAMSSANSGIYSTSRMVYGLAQEGDAPAVFSRLSRRKVPQNALFLSCVLLLSGIVLLYAGQDIGKAFDMVTTVSAVCFIFVWSIILASYLVFRRRRRRLHEESVFKMPGGVPMVWVVFAFFAFVLWTLTTQPDTFLALVVTPMWFVVLGIAWLIMRRRPAHVARYEAFHRDLEEEAALEQAVRAPERAE, from the coding sequence ATGACGACTGACCCATCCGGGACCGCGCTCGAGGAGCAGCAGCCCCACCTCGACCGGCAGCTCAGCAACCGACACATCCAGCTCATCGCGATCGGCGGCGCGATCGGCACGGGACTCTTCATGGGCTCCGGCAAGACCATCTCGGCGGCCGGCCCGTCCGTGGTCTTCGTGTACATGATCATCGGCTTCATGCTCTTCTTCGTGATGCGCGCGATGGGGGAGCTGCTCCTCTCCAACCTCCACTACAAGTCGTTCGGCGACTTCGCCGCCGACCTGCTCGGGCCCTGGGCGGGCTTCTTCACGGGCTGGACGTACTGGTTCTGCTGGGTCGTGACCGGCATCGCGGACGTCGTGGCCATCGCCGGCTACGCGCAGGAGCTGTGGCCCGGCATCCCGGTCTGGATCCCAGGCGTCGTCACCATCGCGATCCTCCTGCTGCTCAACCTGACGGCGGTGCGGGCGTTCGGTGAGACGGAGTTCTGGTTCGCGCTCATCAAGATCGTCGCGATCGTGGCGCTCATCGTCACGGGCCTCGTGATGGTCTTCACGGGCTTCTCCGCCGAGTCGGGGACGGCCAGCTTCACCAACCTGTGGTCCCACGGCGGCTTCTTCCCCCACGAGTTCATGGGCTTCGTGGCAGGCTTCCAGATTGCCGTCTTCGCGTTCGTGGGCATCGAGCTGGTCGGCACCACCGCGGCCGAGGCGAAGGACCCCGAGAAGAACCTCCCCAAGGCGATCAACTCCATCCCGATCCGCGTCCTGCTGTTCTACGTGGGCGCCCTGGTGATCCTCATGTCGGTCATCCCGTGGACGCAGTTCGCCGCGGGCCACAGCCCGTTCATCGCGATGTTCTCCCTGGCCGGCCTCGGCGCCGCCGCGACCATCGTCAACCTCGTGGTCCTGACCTCCGCGATGTCCAGCGCGAACTCGGGCATCTACTCGACCTCCCGTATGGTCTACGGACTCGCCCAGGAGGGCGACGCGCCGGCGGTCTTCTCACGGCTGTCCCGCCGCAAGGTGCCTCAGAACGCGCTGTTCCTCTCCTGCGTCCTGCTGCTCTCCGGCATCGTGCTCCTGTACGCGGGCCAGGACATCGGCAAGGCGTTCGACATGGTGACCACGGTCTCGGCCGTGTGCTTCATCTTCGTCTGGTCCATCATCCTGGCGAGCTACCTCGTCTTCCGCAGGCGCCGCCGGCGCCTCCACGAGGAATCGGTGTTCAAGATGCCCGGCGGCGTGCCCATGGTCTGGGTTGTGTTCGCGTTCTTCGCGTTCGTCCTCTGGACCCTGACCACTCAGCCGGACACGTTCCTGGCGCTCGTCGTCACCCCGATGTGGTTCGTGGTCCTCGGCATCGCCTGGCTCATCATGCGGCGCCGCCCGGCCCACGTGGCCCGCTACGAGGCGTTCCACCGGGACCTCGAGGAGGAGGCCGCCCTCGAACAGGCCGTCCGCGCCCCGGAGCGTGCCGAGTGA
- a CDS encoding methylenetetrahydrofolate reductase: protein MTVHPVQRETRPAADSGAARPGVRLPVRLEIVPTEDILPAVATTVPEGASLAVTCLPRHGIETTAEASVRLAGLGYRVVPHLAARGIADRARLARALRGFEAAGITEVFAVGGDTAQPAGPYADALQLMEDIADLSGGRLAIGVAGYPEGHPSHGAVELLDALLKKQHLASSVVTQMCFSAPVVGDYVSLLRAEGVDLPVWAGVTGPVGRARLISLATRIGVGPSLKFITRKGPLARRLLRADAYSSETLAQDLSAPRMGLAGIHLFTFNNLDLPPFALAGTGR, encoded by the coding sequence ATGACCGTTCACCCAGTCCAGCGCGAAACGCGCCCCGCGGCCGACAGCGGCGCCGCCCGCCCCGGCGTGCGCCTGCCCGTGCGCCTAGAGATCGTGCCGACCGAGGACATCCTCCCCGCGGTTGCCACGACCGTCCCCGAGGGCGCCTCCCTCGCCGTGACGTGCCTTCCGCGGCACGGCATCGAGACCACGGCCGAGGCCTCCGTGCGGCTCGCTGGCCTCGGGTACCGCGTGGTGCCGCACCTCGCCGCACGGGGGATCGCGGACCGGGCCCGCCTCGCCCGTGCGCTCCGCGGGTTCGAGGCCGCGGGGATCACGGAGGTGTTCGCGGTCGGCGGCGACACCGCCCAGCCCGCGGGACCGTACGCCGACGCGCTGCAGCTCATGGAGGACATCGCGGACCTCTCCGGCGGGCGGCTCGCGATCGGCGTCGCGGGCTACCCCGAGGGCCATCCCTCACACGGCGCGGTCGAGCTCCTCGACGCGCTCTTGAAGAAGCAGCACCTCGCCTCGAGCGTCGTGACGCAGATGTGCTTCTCAGCTCCGGTCGTCGGCGACTACGTCTCGCTCCTGCGCGCGGAGGGCGTCGATCTGCCCGTCTGGGCAGGCGTGACGGGGCCGGTGGGACGGGCGCGGCTCATCTCCCTGGCAACCCGGATCGGCGTGGGGCCCTCGCTGAAGTTCATCACCCGCAAGGGCCCCCTCGCCCGGCGGCTCCTCCGCGCCGACGCCTACTCGTCCGAGACGCTCGCGCAGGACCTCTCGGCGCCGCGGATGGGCCTCGCCGGAATCCACCTGTTCACGTTCAACAACCTCGACCTGCCCCCGTTCGCCCTCGCCGGGACGGGACGGTGA
- a CDS encoding sugar phosphate isomerase/epimerase family protein, with protein sequence MPRQFTLFTGQWADLKLEEVAELAAGWGYDGLEIAVSGEHLDAARWDDEAYVAERLGVLERHGLKLFAISNHLKGQAVCDDPIDFRHQAIVGSRVWGDGDPEGVRRRAAEDLKDTARLAKALGVSTVVGFTGSKIWQYVAMFPPVPAEVIEAGYKDFADRWNPILDVFDECGVRFAHEVHPSEIAYDYWSTQRALEAIGHREAFGLNWDPSHMMWQGLDPVAFITDFAERIYHVDCKDTRMRMGNGRAGILSSHLTWGDPHRGWDFVSAGRGDVPWEDCFRALTAIGYDGPISIEWEDAGMDRLIGAPEALAALKKFDFAPSSASFDAAFSNQV encoded by the coding sequence ATGCCCCGCCAGTTCACCCTGTTCACCGGCCAGTGGGCCGACCTGAAGCTCGAGGAGGTTGCCGAGCTCGCGGCCGGCTGGGGCTACGACGGCCTCGAGATCGCCGTCTCCGGCGAGCACCTCGACGCCGCCCGCTGGGACGACGAGGCCTACGTCGCCGAGCGCCTCGGCGTCCTCGAACGCCACGGACTGAAGCTCTTCGCGATCTCGAACCACCTCAAGGGCCAGGCCGTGTGCGACGACCCGATCGACTTCCGCCACCAGGCGATCGTCGGCTCGCGGGTGTGGGGCGACGGCGATCCCGAGGGCGTGCGGCGCCGCGCCGCGGAGGACCTCAAGGACACCGCGCGCCTGGCCAAGGCGCTCGGGGTCAGCACGGTCGTGGGGTTCACGGGCTCGAAGATCTGGCAGTACGTGGCCATGTTCCCGCCCGTGCCCGCCGAGGTCATCGAGGCCGGCTATAAGGACTTCGCGGACCGCTGGAATCCGATCCTGGACGTGTTCGACGAGTGCGGGGTCCGGTTCGCCCACGAGGTCCACCCGTCCGAGATCGCCTACGACTACTGGTCCACCCAGCGCGCGCTCGAGGCCATCGGCCACCGCGAGGCCTTCGGGCTGAACTGGGACCCCTCCCACATGATGTGGCAGGGCCTGGACCCGGTCGCGTTCATCACCGACTTCGCCGAGCGCATCTACCACGTGGACTGCAAGGACACCCGGATGCGCATGGGCAACGGCCGCGCCGGCATCCTGTCCTCGCACCTGACCTGGGGCGACCCGCACCGCGGCTGGGACTTCGTCTCCGCCGGCCGCGGCGACGTGCCATGGGAGGACTGCTTCCGCGCCCTGACCGCGATCGGCTACGACGGCCCCATCAGCATCGAATGGGAGGACGCCGGCATGGACCGCCTCATCGGCGCCCCCGAGGCCCTCGCGGCCCTCAAGAAGTTCGACTTCGCACCCTCCAGCGCGTCCTTCGACGCGGCCTTCAGCAACCAGGTCTGA
- a CDS encoding Gfo/Idh/MocA family protein produces the protein MAPSPPSATPREAPAPLGVAMIGYAFMGKAHSQAWRSVGAFFDVPAVEQRVLVGRHAEDVAEAAARYGWAESATDWREAIARDDVHIVDICAPGWLHAEIAIAALEAGKHVLVEKPLANSLAEAERMVDAARAARARGVASMVGFNYRRVPALAYARQLIADGRLGTVREVRASYLQDWLADEDAPMTWRLRRETAGSGALGDIASHAIDQVQFLTGDTVIDASGRLHTFVGRRPGPDGPEDVTVDDAAWATLSLASGAVASVEVSRAATGRKNSLRLEVYGSAGALAFDLERLGELEFLDATVPAEEQGFRRIVVTEPGHPYMDAWWPQGHMIGWEHTFTHEVRDFLAAIRDGGEPSPSFEEGLQVQRVLAAIEESAAAKSAAVAL, from the coding sequence ATGGCACCCTCACCCCCTTCGGCCACGCCCCGCGAGGCCCCTGCGCCCCTTGGTGTGGCGATGATCGGCTACGCGTTCATGGGCAAGGCGCATTCGCAGGCCTGGCGCAGCGTCGGCGCGTTCTTCGACGTCCCCGCGGTCGAGCAGAGAGTCCTCGTGGGGCGCCACGCGGAGGACGTGGCCGAGGCGGCCGCCCGGTACGGGTGGGCGGAGTCCGCGACGGACTGGCGCGAGGCCATCGCCCGCGACGACGTGCACATCGTGGACATCTGCGCGCCCGGGTGGCTGCACGCCGAGATCGCGATCGCCGCGCTCGAGGCGGGCAAGCACGTCCTCGTGGAGAAGCCGCTCGCGAATTCGCTCGCCGAGGCGGAGCGGATGGTCGACGCCGCGCGGGCGGCCCGGGCGCGCGGCGTCGCCTCGATGGTGGGGTTCAATTACCGCCGTGTCCCCGCCCTGGCCTACGCGCGCCAGCTCATCGCGGACGGCCGCCTCGGCACGGTCCGCGAGGTGCGGGCCTCGTACCTCCAGGACTGGCTCGCCGACGAGGACGCGCCGATGACGTGGCGGCTCCGCAGGGAGACCGCCGGGTCCGGGGCGCTCGGCGACATCGCCTCGCACGCGATCGACCAGGTCCAGTTCCTCACCGGGGACACGGTCATCGACGCCTCGGGCCGCCTGCACACGTTCGTGGGGCGGCGCCCCGGCCCGGACGGGCCCGAGGACGTCACGGTCGACGACGCCGCATGGGCCACGCTGTCCCTCGCCTCGGGGGCGGTCGCCTCGGTCGAGGTCTCCCGGGCCGCGACCGGCAGGAAGAACTCGCTGCGGCTCGAGGTCTACGGCTCGGCCGGGGCCCTCGCGTTCGACCTCGAGCGCCTCGGCGAGCTCGAGTTCCTCGACGCGACGGTCCCTGCCGAGGAGCAGGGCTTCCGCCGGATCGTCGTGACCGAGCCGGGCCACCCGTACATGGACGCGTGGTGGCCGCAGGGCCACATGATCGGCTGGGAGCACACCTTCACTCACGAGGTGCGCGACTTCCTCGCCGCGATCCGCGACGGCGGGGAGCCCTCGCCGTCGTTCGAGGAGGGCCTGCAGGTCCAGCGCGTCCTCGCCGCGATCGAGGAGTCCGCGGCCGCCAAGTCCGCCGCCGTGGCCCTCTGA
- a CDS encoding Gfo/Idh/MocA family protein, translating to MSQPTTSPKRGPVGVAVIGAGVIAKEYLTNLTAFPDVDVHVVADLFPEAAAARASEFGVAEHGTPDVALSHPDVEIVVNLTIPAAHVEVAQAAVAAGKHVWSEKPFSLDRESGLGLLKAADAAGLRLGCAPDTFLGAGLQTALRMIKRGDIGTPLTALTLMQSPGPESWHPNPAFLFQEGAGPLFDIGPYYLTTLIQTFGAIERVAAVGSKSRETRVIGSGPRAGEVFDVTVPTHVSALAEFSGGESSQSIFSFDSPLKRHGFVEVTGTEATIAFPDPNMFDGDVTITRRDSDEPEVIPSTGATSTRGTGVLEMARALRAGRPHRAQGETAYHVLDAMVSIAESIEAHSFVDVQSTATAAEPLPEDWDPLAATL from the coding sequence ATGAGCCAGCCCACCACGAGCCCCAAGCGCGGACCCGTCGGCGTCGCCGTCATCGGCGCCGGCGTCATCGCCAAGGAGTACCTGACCAATCTCACGGCCTTCCCCGACGTGGATGTCCACGTCGTCGCGGACCTCTTCCCGGAGGCCGCCGCGGCACGGGCGTCCGAGTTCGGCGTGGCCGAGCACGGCACCCCGGACGTCGCGCTGTCGCACCCGGACGTCGAGATCGTCGTGAACCTCACGATCCCGGCCGCCCACGTCGAGGTGGCCCAGGCCGCCGTCGCGGCGGGCAAGCACGTCTGGAGCGAGAAGCCCTTCTCCCTGGACCGGGAGAGCGGCCTCGGGCTGCTCAAGGCCGCGGACGCGGCCGGCCTGCGCCTCGGCTGCGCCCCGGACACGTTCCTCGGCGCGGGCCTGCAGACGGCACTGCGCATGATCAAGCGGGGTGACATCGGCACGCCGCTCACGGCCCTGACCCTCATGCAGTCCCCCGGCCCCGAGTCGTGGCACCCGAACCCCGCGTTCCTGTTCCAGGAGGGCGCCGGCCCGCTCTTCGACATTGGCCCGTACTACCTCACCACGCTGATCCAGACGTTCGGCGCGATCGAACGCGTGGCCGCGGTCGGCTCCAAGTCCCGGGAGACCCGGGTCATCGGCTCCGGACCCCGCGCTGGCGAGGTGTTCGACGTGACCGTGCCGACCCACGTGAGCGCGCTGGCCGAGTTCTCCGGCGGGGAGAGCTCCCAGAGCATCTTCAGCTTCGACTCCCCGCTCAAGCGGCACGGCTTCGTCGAGGTGACCGGGACGGAGGCGACGATCGCGTTCCCCGATCCGAACATGTTCGATGGCGACGTCACCATCACACGGCGTGACTCGGACGAGCCCGAGGTGATCCCCTCGACCGGCGCGACGAGCACCCGCGGGACCGGCGTCCTCGAGATGGCACGGGCGCTGCGCGCCGGGCGGCCGCACCGGGCGCAGGGCGAGACAGCGTACCACGTCCTGGACGCCATGGTCTCGATCGCCGAGTCCATCGAGGCGCACTCGTTCGTCGACGTGCAGAGCACTGCGACCGCCGCGGAGCCGCTGCCCGAGGACTGGGACCCGCTGGCCGCTACGCTCTGA
- a CDS encoding ROK family transcriptional regulator, producing MTLPSPAPPAVEAAAVSRAGDLFQILRDGRARTRAELASITGLARSTVAAKVDALMATGLIGPAGEAVSSGGRPPSRVAFQPSARVVLGVDIGATHTVVGVTDLGARVLSEASAPLDIASGPEAVLDLVLGLCGDALRTAGRRPKELAGIGVGLPGPVEHSTGRPINPPIMPGWDGFDVPGYIQRTYPVDVLVDNDVNIMALGERAAYFADDDNLLFVKVATGIGAGIISSGVLQRGAVGTAGDLGHVRVPRGGDVLCRCGNYGCLEALASGPAVAAALTAEGVPAATGDDVLRLARQGNPAAVQALRQAGRDLGDVLAVCVNLLNPSVIVIGGRVAAAGEQLMAGVREVVYSRSLPLATARLRIVQSMAADQAGVLGASRLVVDHVLSPASVEALLAAP from the coding sequence ATGACCTTGCCCTCCCCGGCCCCGCCCGCAGTCGAGGCCGCCGCCGTCTCCCGCGCGGGCGACCTCTTCCAGATCCTCCGCGACGGTCGCGCCCGGACGCGCGCCGAACTGGCCTCGATCACCGGCCTGGCCCGCTCGACCGTCGCGGCGAAGGTCGACGCGCTCATGGCCACCGGACTCATCGGTCCGGCCGGCGAGGCGGTCTCCTCCGGCGGGAGGCCGCCGTCGAGGGTCGCGTTCCAGCCTTCGGCGCGCGTGGTGCTCGGGGTTGACATCGGCGCGACGCACACGGTCGTCGGGGTGACCGACCTCGGCGCCCGGGTCCTCTCCGAGGCGAGCGCGCCGCTCGACATCGCGAGCGGGCCCGAAGCGGTCCTGGACCTGGTCCTCGGCCTCTGTGGCGACGCCCTGCGGACCGCGGGCCGGCGGCCCAAGGAGCTCGCGGGCATCGGCGTGGGGCTCCCGGGCCCGGTGGAGCACTCGACCGGCCGCCCGATCAATCCCCCGATCATGCCCGGCTGGGACGGCTTCGACGTCCCGGGCTACATCCAGCGCACCTACCCCGTGGACGTGCTCGTGGACAACGACGTGAACATCATGGCCCTGGGGGAGCGTGCGGCCTACTTCGCCGACGACGACAACCTCCTGTTCGTCAAGGTCGCCACGGGCATCGGGGCCGGCATCATCAGCTCGGGCGTCCTGCAGCGCGGCGCGGTCGGGACGGCCGGCGACCTCGGCCATGTCCGGGTCCCGCGCGGCGGCGACGTCCTGTGCCGCTGCGGCAACTACGGCTGCCTCGAGGCGCTGGCCTCGGGGCCGGCCGTCGCCGCGGCCCTCACCGCGGAAGGCGTCCCGGCCGCGACGGGCGACGACGTGCTGCGGCTCGCGCGGCAGGGCAACCCCGCCGCTGTCCAGGCCCTCCGCCAGGCAGGGAGGGACCTGGGGGACGTCCTCGCGGTGTGCGTGAACCTCCTCAACCCGTCGGTGATCGTGATCGGCGGCCGCGTCGCCGCCGCCGGCGAGCAGCTCATGGCGGGGGTCCGCGAGGTGGTGTACAGCAGGTCCCTGCCCCTCGCCACCGCAAGGCTGCGGATCGTCCAGTCCATGGCGGCGGACCAGGCCGGCGTACTCGGCGCGAGCCGCCTCGTCGTCGACCACGTCCTCTCGCCGGCGAGCGTCGAGGCGCTGCTCGCGGCGCCGTAG
- a CDS encoding LacI family DNA-binding transcriptional regulator encodes MGRVTIAGLAERLGISKASVSYALNGQPGVSEQTRERVLNLASELGWYPSSSARALSRSRVGIVGIVLSREPEMIGSEPYYMRLIAGIESVLIDADMSLLLRVSGPERGRDLEVYRRWAGERRVDGVIVFDIDERDPRPELLRELGLPFVLHGSSGEDSGYAATMADQAAEAGTIVEHLRALGHRRIGHVTGPLHLVHERARSSAVRALAEAAGMRVAPVESDYTLDGGRVATAALLAAGERPTAVIYDNDLLAQGGLAALRAAHVDVPRSVSVVSWDDSILCSVSTPAVTALHRDPFEQGRQSAALLLEMIDGAPAHTVAAGPSALIVRNSTAAPLAN; translated from the coding sequence ATGGGCAGGGTCACCATTGCGGGTCTGGCCGAACGGCTCGGCATCTCGAAGGCGTCCGTCTCCTACGCCCTCAACGGCCAGCCCGGGGTAAGCGAGCAGACCCGCGAGCGGGTGCTGAACCTCGCCTCGGAACTGGGATGGTATCCGAGCTCGAGCGCCCGCGCCCTGTCCAGATCGCGCGTGGGGATCGTGGGCATCGTGCTCTCCCGGGAGCCGGAGATGATCGGCTCGGAGCCCTATTACATGCGCCTCATCGCGGGCATCGAGTCCGTCCTGATCGATGCCGACATGAGCCTGCTCCTGCGGGTCTCCGGACCCGAGCGCGGCCGTGACCTCGAGGTCTACCGCCGCTGGGCGGGCGAACGGAGGGTGGACGGCGTCATCGTCTTCGACATCGACGAACGCGATCCCCGCCCCGAGCTCCTGCGGGAGCTGGGCCTGCCGTTCGTCCTGCACGGCAGCTCCGGGGAGGACTCTGGGTACGCGGCCACGATGGCGGACCAGGCGGCGGAGGCCGGCACGATCGTGGAGCACCTCCGTGCGCTCGGCCACAGGCGGATCGGGCACGTCACCGGGCCCCTCCACCTCGTGCACGAGAGGGCGCGAAGTTCCGCGGTCCGCGCGCTCGCGGAGGCCGCGGGCATGCGGGTCGCCCCGGTCGAGTCGGACTACACGCTCGACGGAGGCCGGGTCGCCACCGCTGCGCTGCTCGCCGCGGGCGAGCGCCCGACCGCCGTGATCTACGACAACGACCTCCTCGCTCAGGGCGGCCTCGCTGCCCTGAGGGCCGCCCATGTGGACGTGCCGCGGAGCGTGTCGGTGGTGAGCTGGGACGACTCGATCCTGTGCTCGGTATCGACGCCCGCCGTGACCGCACTTCACCGCGATCCCTTCGAACAGGGGCGCCAATCGGCGGCGCTCCTGCTCGAGATGATCGACGGAGCGCCGGCACATACGGTCGCCGCGGGCCCGAGCGCCCTCATCGTGCGGAACAGCACTGCAGCGCCCTTGGCTAACTGA